A genome region from Solanum pennellii chromosome 12, SPENNV200 includes the following:
- the LOC107006059 gene encoding FCS-Like Zinc finger 6-like — MMIGKRARPPIIKRTTSMTEFTLDPTLNYQLDHHTPRSNGQDQTVLLTRRKSADFIESSHFLRACSLCERHLISGHDIYMYRGDSAFCSLDCREKQMNQDARKEKCTSSATTRKKSTNSVPSGASGTGSTVPLPQARP; from the exons atgatgataGGAAAGAGGGCAAGGCCACCAATTATCAAGAGAACAACAAGTATGACAGAATTCACCTTAGATCCTACCCTTAATTATCAACTTGATCATCATACTCCACGATCTAACGGTCAAGATCAAACCGTGTTATTAACTCGTAGAAAATCAGCTGATTTTATTGAATCTTCTCATTTTCTTAGAGCTTGCTCCCTCTGCGAACGCCACTTAATCTCCGGCCATGATATCTATATGTACAG agGAGATAGTGCTTTTTGCAGCCTAGACTGTAGAGAAAAGCAAATGAATCAAGatgcaagaaaagaaaagtgtaCTTCAAGTGCTACAACTAGGAAAAAATCTACAAATTCTGTCCCTTCTGGGGCAAGCGGAACGGGGTCCACCGTTCCGCTGCCACAGGCTAGGCCATAA